The Cyclobacteriaceae bacterium genome includes a region encoding these proteins:
- a CDS encoding HAMP domain-containing histidine kinase, whose protein sequence is MSHHNLIEKFIYSCSHDLRAPVSSIQGLVRIAEYYPHHDETHKCLEMIEACTHTMDKLIRGMEEYLANDYSSLQYSEVDAHELIQNIEENFRNQLDSSNIVLITEVKPFTRWKTDKQSIEKILKYLISNSISFHDPDKKERKITIRIEAAGSGSTLDIMDNGVGIREDQKNNIFDIFYRGSEKSIGSGMGLFLTKSIVDRLGGAISCKSALRVGTSISISLPPSPHIG, encoded by the coding sequence ATGAGTCATCATAATCTGATAGAGAAATTCATATACAGTTGTTCACACGATCTCCGTGCACCGGTATCCTCTATTCAGGGACTAGTAAGAATTGCTGAATACTATCCTCATCACGATGAGACTCACAAATGCCTCGAAATGATTGAAGCTTGCACCCACACAATGGATAAGCTTATCCGCGGAATGGAAGAATACCTGGCAAACGATTACTCATCCCTTCAGTATTCGGAAGTCGACGCCCATGAGTTAATTCAAAACATAGAGGAGAATTTCAGAAATCAGCTTGATTCCAGTAACATCGTTCTGATCACAGAAGTAAAACCATTTACACGATGGAAAACAGATAAGCAGAGCATTGAAAAAATCCTGAAATACCTCATCTCCAATTCAATCTCTTTTCATGATCCTGACAAGAAGGAGAGAAAAATCACTATCAGGATTGAGGCTGCCGGAAGCGGCTCTACTCTTGACATTATGGACAATGGAGTAGGAATTCGGGAAGATCAGAAGAATAATATTTTTGATATCTTTTATCGTGGATCTGAAAAATCTATCGGCTCGGGAATGGGTTTATTCCTTACCAAGAGCATTGTGGATAGATTAGGGGGCGCTATCTCCTGCAAATCTGCATTAAGAGTAGGCACCTCCATTAGCATTTCTCTGCCTCCCTCACCACATATCGGTTAA
- a CDS encoding response regulator transcription factor — translation MKKILLVEDTAHLAEELVDILTMEGFHVDLATNGLEGIAFLSNNLPDLIITDLLMPKMDGFEFIEKVRSKSETSSIPIVVLSAKTSDVERKKVEEIGANKFIPKPCKAHELVSCVKSLL, via the coding sequence ATGAAGAAAATACTACTTGTTGAAGATACCGCTCACCTGGCGGAAGAACTGGTTGATATTCTCACCATGGAGGGATTTCATGTTGATCTTGCTACCAATGGATTAGAGGGAATAGCATTTCTATCAAACAATTTACCTGATCTCATTATCACTGATTTGTTGATGCCTAAAATGGATGGCTTTGAGTTTATAGAAAAGGTACGAAGCAAATCAGAAACCAGTTCCATTCCGATTGTTGTCCTCTCTGCGAAGACTTCTGACGTTGAAAGAAAAAAAGTGGAAGAAATTGGCGCTAATAAATTCATTCCAAAGCCTTGCAAGGCACATGAATTAGTGAGCTGTGTGAAATCATTATTATAG